DNA from Gracilinanus agilis isolate LMUSP501 chromosome 3, AgileGrace, whole genome shotgun sequence:
gaaaatctagacattcctaaagaagaaaactaaCCTATCAAGGACCTTTGATATAGAATTCAACCATAAAATAGCTTAAGTCAAAGTGACtttaaatcaatgaatgaatgtttCGATTCTACAGTCTGTTGTGAGCAGATTTAGCTGTTTTTACTTTGATGTCCCAATGTGTAAGATGGTCACCTCTAGAAAACAATAGCTGCAAACTGAACTCtgagaaagggggaagaaaataaacaagTGGCTTGAGCAAGAGGAAGAGGTAGCCTAGGAAAAGATAGGATCACCCTGAGAGCttcttataaatgaaaaaaagaatgaataattttgagaaggtggaaagggaaagatagaatACACAATGACAAAACAACTATCCTGCCTGGGTCTATGAGAAGGGTAGGAAAAACTCTGAAAACCTTCTTCAGTAATAGCAAGAAATTAGGAGTTATTTAATCTTGTTAGGAAGAATTTATGGGGTATCTGTGTAGAAGAATTGACAGGATTGGctctaatgaaataaaatgtctaCATGtttacaaatttataaaaataatatttatgaggTCCAATTAAGGACAAAAAACTAGATCATTATAATGCTAACTAAATGAGAAGTATATCCttatgaaaagggaaagaatttcaaAAAGGATATGAAAAGCAGAATTTAACTATGTAGATCTATAAAAAATATACCTAAGACATCAGGGCTTTTAAAAGTTTAGAGCATCAGCAATTGAACCCAAAGGTACTTAAGGATCCCTGTAAGAgccatattgatttagaaaacctcacattaacattatctatgttttactgtattctgatttattttcttaaatatttttcaatcacATTTTAAATTGGCTTGGCTAGTGTTAGACCATTTCtagtataaaataaatttgacagatagatagatagatagatagatagatagatagatagatagatagttgggtggatggatggatggatggatggatagatggatagatgcttgggtggatggatggatgaataggtggatggatggatggatggatggttgggtgggtggatggatggatggatggatggatggatggatggatggatggatgatagatggatggatggatggatcgaTGGTTGGATGGTTGGGTGGATGGATCGATGGTTGGATGgttgggtggatggatggatggatggatggttgggtggatggatggatggatgatagatggatggttgggtggatggatggatggatgatagatggatggatggatagatggatggatggttggatggatggatggatggatggatgaatagatttTTTACCAGGCCTGTGATTTCTTTGTTACAATGACCTGCCAATGAAGAAATGTCCTCTACCAATAGAGTTCAGCAACATCTCATAAACTTATAGTCTCAGAGTGTGGCTTCTTGAGAGAAGATTATTGGTAGGTATATTTTGCTGAATGGAAGAACAACCAGGCTCTTAATGGAAAATGTAACTGAATGTTATTGTACTCCAAGGAATGAATTGAGTGCTGACTTCAAAGAAACATAAGAAGACTAGCATGAAATGATGGAGAGTGAAGAAGCCAGAGCAGAGGCTCTGATTCTATAAATGTGCACAACATTAACCCGTCTCCCAAAAGTCATTTTTAATCGACTGGCCAAATTTGCTGCTGCATTTGTTGCTCGGATTAATGGAGGCAGGTTTTGATTCTTTTAACAATCAGGAATGACAGACGCTCCTACTCATCCACTAACATGATCATCTAGAATTACTTTTTGGATCGCTTTCATTTCTTCCGGGTTTAGGGCTTTGTTTTATTGCCCTGGTCTTGGTTCTTTTCCATCATTCCTGCTTGGTTTGGGACAGGAGTCCAAGCAAAAGGCATTGCTAGAGAAGCAAGCGCACCTCTTGGATCTCCCGCATCTCCCTGGAGGCCAGGTTCACCAGAGTCTGCACACACTCCTCGTCCAGCTCCCCCTCCTGCTGGATGATTCCCTGGAGAATGGTGTAGATGCTAATCTTCCTCTTGATAGAGATCTGGGAAGGAAGCAGAGGGCCTGGCCATGGGGCTGGGAGGACCACTGGGCCGGGGGTCAGGCCCCTGGGTCCTTGGGCTGCCCTCTCTCCCGGGGCCATGGAGAGGATCAAACCAGATCAGAGCTCTCAGAGCCAGGTCTTTGGCCACAGCTGCTCTCGCCATTGCCCAACTCTGTGACCTGGGCAAGGCTTTTAGCCTTACCGTCGGGCACTGGCATCCGTCTGCCTGTCACCTGAGTCACCCATCGCCCCTGGGCTGCCCAGGCCCTCCTCTCCCTGACCGCCCCTACTTCCTCTGTGTGTGCTTGGAGCCCCCTTCAGAGcgaagctccctgaaggcaggtcTCCAGCCTGTCTCCCTTTAGCCGCAGAGCTCAGCATCTTTCATCTCTGTGACTGAGTCGTGGCCAAGTCTCGGGCTCAAAGGCCAGCCGGCTCTGAGACTGATTGCTGTCTGCTCTTGAGTCCAGCTGAGTCCACAGGAAAAAGCGGGGCGAGGTGGGGGGATGGCCTGGGccgtcccctccagctctaaagctTCTCATCTTCTGACCACACCGAGCCGGGCCTGAGGGGCCCTGGCAGGAATCACCGCCATCATCTTAGCCTGGCCTGACCGTGAGAACATCCCCAACACCCACCAGCTCTGGGCCTAGGAAAACCCGAGGGCAAGGCCTGTCCTCACCCCATAAACATGGGGACGGCCATCTACCCCGGAGGCCTCCACCTAGGCAAACAGGGAGCCGCTCGGTGCTTTCTAAATAGCTGCACCATCGGGGCAGAAGACCAAGGCCAGCACTCAGTTTGGCCGCCACGCTGCGACTGCTGTGCTCCAAAGCCTGCCCTGGCTCCCCACTTCCTACAGAAGAAAGTCTCCAATTGGAAGAGCCCCACGAGCAGGCCCCGCTCCCTGCCTCACGCCTCTCCCACAGGAGAAGCTTCAGCCTCGAGCACTGCACGGTGCCTCGGGGGGCCACGCCAGCCTCCGCCTAGCCTCCCCCCTTCATCCACGCTCGTCCAGCCCCGAAGACGCGGCTCCGGCCTGCCTTAGAAGCCTGACCTGGATGGCGCCTGGTGGAGCAGCCGTCACAGCCATGGCGGAGCTCTACCGATATGCCCAGAGAGGCCAGCGAGGTGAGCATCTCCTCCACTTTGtagtgggggaaactgaggcaggagggGGGCGACTCGCCCGGGGTCCCACAGcgagtatgtgtctgaggctgggccGGAGCCTCCAGGGAGCCGCCGCGGGGGCCGCTCACCTCCTCCAGCTGCAGGCTGCGGATGAGCGCCATCATGACCTCGGAGGGCTCGGCGTTGGCCTTCTGGATGATGATCATGCTGGCCAGAGCCTTGCGCATCTTCGAGCCGGGGCCCTCCTGGCTGCTCAGGCAGTTGCTCTCCTGGTCGTCTTCGTCCACGATGTTCAGGAGGTTGTTGACTTGCTGGTAAATCCCTGCAGAGCCGAGTCAGGGGTCCGGCACACGGGGGAGGGGAGGCGGGGGGCGGGGAAGGGGGGCCGCCTGGACCGCCAACACCCCCCCGACCACACGGCAAAGCCCGTGTTATCATCGCCTCTTCCACGCGAGGGCTGGGAGGCCCCAACCTGAGGGCCCAGAACTTTGTCTTCAGGATCTGGATAGCTGGGCCCcgtgtgcgtgcgtgtgcgtgtacatgtgcgtgtgtgtgcgtgtgtgtgcgtgtgcgtgcgtgtgcgtgtgtgagCTTCTAAGAAGGGGTCCACGGGCTTCACCAGCCTGACTGCTTAAGGGGTCCCGTGTGCAGGGGCCCAGGATGGCCAGCCTgggctcagagacaggaagaccaaagGGGACCCCCTCAGGGACCCCCTCAGGGACCCCCTCGGGCCTGCTGAAGCCAGAGACTCGGCTTCCCCCTCTGCCCAATGGGCCCTCCAGCTCCGACAAGGGAGATCTGCGATCCCAGGGAAGAGGCGCCTCCCCGGCATCCCTCCGTACCTCCAGTGGACGGGCCGGGCAGCTCCGACGGCCCTGGCAGCTCCGAAGCTTCTGGCAGCTCCGAAGGCTCTGGCAGCTCCGGCTGCGGCGGGGGGGTGCATATGGTCAGCCTGGTAGAGACCAGAGCCTTCTTCTCCATGGCCCGCcgttctcttcctcttcctgggCCGCAACACTTGTCGAACTTGCTGAACAATGCTTCACcctggaaaaggaagggagagaaaaagagacagagacagagaaggaaggagagacagacagactgacagagacagacagacagagaaggaaggagagacagacagacagacagacagagacagagaaggaaggagagacagactgacagacagagacagagaagggaggaaggagagacagacaaacagacagagacagaaagaagagaggaaggagagacagacagactgaaagacagacagacagacaaagacagaaatagagagacacagacagagacggagaagggaggaaggagacagacaaagagacagagacagagacagagagacagagaagaaagggaggaaggggagagacagacagacagagacagagagagagtgaggaagggagagacagagcaaaacagacagagacagagtaagtgaaacagagatagacagagagaaggacagacagagatggaggaaggaaagaagaagagacagagacaaaaacagaaagagtcagagagaggccAGTCAAGGGTCCTGGCCCTGAGAGGGTGGggcagaggtcctgggttccagccCTCTCCCGTGTGACCTTAGGTGTCCcccttccagcctcagtttccccatctgtcccATGATGGGGTCTGTGCCCTCCGTCCTACCCCAACAGTGCCCCCACCGTCCAGCAGTGCTCTCAGGCCAGGCTCCCCAAGGTAAGGGCCGGGCTGCGGCGGGAGTGCTTTCTCTCTGGCGCCCCCTGCAGCTGTCTGGGAGGCACTGCTTAGCAGGGGCAGGGGGCCGGGTGAGCGCCAGGGGCTGCTGGAAGCCTCGGCTGACCAGGAGCCTCCGGGCCCTGTATCCTGGCCAAGGGTCCTTCCTCTCCCCGCAGAGCCCCTCGGGGGAGCCCTGCCTCTCAGCGTAAGCACCTCAGCCAGGACTGGCCCATTTAACGGGCCGTTCGCTCCGTTCCCTCCACGCTGTCTTTATAAGAACACCCTcacctcctgccttagaatcactcCTGTGTACTGGCTCCAGGGCAGAGGAGCCATAAGGGccggcaaagtgacttgcccagggtcacccggctgggaagggtccgaggtcagattggaacccgggACCTGCcctctctaggcccggctctccgTCCTGagctgagctgcccagctgcccccacctgcACCCTCCTGAGTGGGTCCCTCGGGCTGGTTTCCAAGAAAAGCCGGTTCTGGCCAGGGACGCACCGAGAAGCTCTTCCTACACTCACTTGCCAGGAATGGCGGTCTTGAAGCCATTCGCAGgttaacaataatatatatatataacaataataaggCCGTCTGTGTCACCCTGGGAGGGCCCTCGGCACCCACTCactttacagctggggaaactgagccccagagagggcCGTGGGGTCTGCCCCAGATCCCCCGGGAGGAAGCCGGAGAGCTGGCATTCCCGTGCAGGCGTCCTCCCCTGGCCGAGGCTGCTTGCCCTGGGACAAGAGCAGACAGAGAGAGCCCCGGGGCCGGGCCGGCCGTGGGTGCAGCCAGGGCGCCCCCTCTGCGTGGGGCGTGTGGGCAGCTCCACAGGGAGGCACCCCGGGTTCCCGCCATTCTTCGTTTGTTCCTTTCACACGGCTGGCGGTGGGGGAAGACCAAAGCAGTGAGGCACCCTCGTGGCTGGCTCCGCGGTGAGTACGGCAGACCAGGGAGGAGGACACAGACTCCCCTGGGGGGCAGCCCGGCCCCAATTCTGTTCAGATCCGCCCACCCTGTTCGCCTCCCGGGGACGAAGGAGAGCAGCTGGCAGCCACAGCAGACCGGAGAAGAGGGAGAGCAGCCCTGCTCTGCCATCATCGTGGGCAGCTGGCACTTTCTCTGAGGCTGCCGCCCGGCCCGTGGCTGGTCCTGACCAAGCAGTTGCTCTGGGCTGACTGCAGGAACAGGAGAGCCGGCCTCCCACCCCTGCTGGCCTCCCACCCCTGCTGGCCTCCCACCCCTGCTGGCCTCCCACCCCTGCTGGCCTCCCTCTCCCGGCCCAGGGAACGATCCTGCCCAAAGAGAGCCCGGAAGAAAAAGCAAAGCCGGAGCCGCTTGTCTGATAGGTTTATTTCCTGGCCTCGGCGGGCCCTCAAAGAGGCCGGGGCAGACGTCGAGAGGGACATGGCCGTCTCCTTGGGAGAATAACCCACTCGGACCCAAGACCTTCCCAGGGCCTTCCGGCCAAGTCCAGTCTCCACCCACCCCAGCCTTCTGGGAGCCCCTGCAGGGGCAAAGCCCTAAGCAGCCGCGGGAGCAGTCGGGGGGCAGTTGGGCAGAATGGGGTGCGGGGGAGGCCTCTGGACGGAGGGGCCGGAGGCCAGAAGGAAGCAGGCTCTGCTGCCTTTGTGTCTTGGCTGCGCAGAAGCGAGCCTTTGTCGTGTCGGCCTTCAGGAGTCCACGAGCCGTCAGCCAGCTCCATGGCAGCCTCTCGGGGACGGCCCCCCGGCACCCCGGCTTCTCTGAGGCCCAAGGAAGCAGCCGAGAGCCGGAGCCTCAGAGCAAGGCAAGCCACGAGGCCAGCTTTGATTTACTGCTTGGTCGCCGGCTGAGCCAGAAGGAAAAGGTGGAGAAAGGCTGACAAGGCACGATAAACTGAGCAGCGGGTCCAGCTGGGCACGGACAGGGCAGCCTCCAGGACCCCTGAGTGTCTTTGTACCTCTGCAGAGCGTCCCCCACGCTGCTGGTCAAGGCTTTTGttaaccccttcccttccctcttacaATCGATACTGtatatcggctccaaggcagaagagtgggaagggcgaGGCAacgggggtgaagggacttgtccagggtcacccggctgggaagtgtctgaggccagactggaacccaggacctcccatttctaggcctgactctctgtccactgagccacccagctgcccccacttacaGCTTTTCTTAAAGAACGCCAGTGGCCCAGAGCACCACCATGAGGACAATCAGTGGGATGATAACAGCACTGAGGGAAACTAGGAGGATCAGCTTCCTCTTTTTAAGGGGAGCCTGCGGGACTGAGGTCGAGTCATTGCTGGCTCTGGTAAGGGCAGGGCATGGATAGCACCAGACACTGGACGCAGCTGGCTGTGACTTCGAGTCGGTGCTGCTGGCCTGTCTCGGGCAGAAGACGCCCAGCAAACACGCCTCGCAATTCTCCCTGTCGTGAGGCCCGTTGAGGAAGGCCTCTCTGAGAGGGTCTTCACGGGTGGCCTCGAGGTCCCATTCCTGGGGGACGTTTTCCCGGTAGCATCTCAGCAGGATCCTCCTGACCAGGCTCCTCAGGACCCTCTGGACGCCCTCCTCACTGAACTCGGGCTCCTCAAACAGGGCCATCTGGCACCTCTGGCAACGCTGGGCAAAGAGCCTCATCTTGACCTCACCGTAGGGCTCCTGCAGGCGCATCCGGAAGAGAATCACCGCCTGGGCCGAGATCCAGCGACGCCCGCACAAGGAGCACCGAAACCTGAGGGGGAGGAGAACAGAGTCAGCCCTTCTCTCCAGAGTGGTCCCCAAGCAGGGTTCAAAGGGCTCAGCCACAAGATCCAGCCCATCTCCCTCGTTCTACAAAGGATGGAGAGGACCTTGGATGCCATCTCTCtcgtttgcttttctttttaacccttaccttccactttcggatcaattctgtgtattagttccaaggcagaagaacagaaagggccaggcaatgaggattaagtgacttgcttaggtcaCACatcttagaagtgtctgaggccaattttgaacccaagaccttcatctccaggcctggccctcaaatcattgaaccacttagctgccccacttcATTTTCTAACAGAGGAAAAAGTCtcaagcaagatttgaacccaacgcTTCTTcataactccaagcccagcacacTGTCAATATCACCTTCCCCCGTCTCAGATGAAGGTACAAAGTTCCACAACTAGATAAAACCCACAGTGTGAATTCAGACCATCGAGAAGCATTTCTGGACCCTTCTAGGAAAGTGAGTTACTCAGTGGTTAGAGTTTGactccaacctcagacacttcttgtcaagtctcttaacctctattGAAGTTAGCTGAGGGGTAAAACAGGGATAACAGCATCGCTGATGCTCTAGGGTTTACTTTAAATGAAACGTGGCTGACCTCTTATTCTTAGGCTGTCTTCATTCGCAGGAGAGCTCGCCCCTTTCCTTACCCAAAAAccatctcttaaaaaaaagaagcagcgaAAGAAAAACCATTAAGCAAGCTAACTCCAAATAGAAAAAGTCTGATACGGGCAGCAAGTCACACTCCTAAGTcccccccctcactccccccccccagctctgtAAAGGAGGGGGCTTCCCGTCTCTGGGGCTAAGCTCCAGCAGGAATCACCCAAGTGATAGCCCTGGGCTAGGCACTAGAAATAGCAGCCTTCCGCTGGGGTTGGGTGGGAAAGATTTGAAGTGCCAAATGGCAGAGCTTGTATTTGGTCAGTAATAAAGAGGCACACTAATCCCGCTAGAGTATGAGGTCCAGATCTGGACACGAGTCTAAGAGCGCCGTCTCCCTGCCCACACCTAAGGACGCCCTCTTCCCTTCTTGGCAGAGCTGATGGACTGCAAGGAGCAGAGCGCCAAGTGGGACGGACGGCTCGCTCGTGGGGCGTGCTGCTTAGACTTGCTGGACCGACTGCTTCCATTGCCTTGGCGAGGTCTTCTTTTAATCCTCTTGTTAGAACACTGGCCCTCCTTTTCTTCTCACAGCACTTGTCTATGATCAGGCCAAGGGAGCCATAGACAGTTTGTGAGGATGATCCTAACTCTATTCATCATCAGAGCCACCTGGAAGCTGTCTGAGTCACCATTACAGGGTGCAAGTCTGAAAACTCTTACCCTGTTCATCTGTATCTACggctaaaaaataaatagtagagGGATGACATCTCCTAAATGGGACAaagtaaattgtggtatatgctggtgatggaatactgttgtgctcaaaggaataaagaactggaggaattccatgtgaactggaaagacctccaagaattgatgcagagcgaaaggagcagagccagaagaacattgtacacagggactgatacactgtggtaaaatcaaatgtaatggacttctgtactagcagcaatgcaatgacccaggacaattctgagggatttatggaaaagacgctacccacattcagtggaagaactacaggagaggaaacagaagaaaaacaactgcttgaacacatgggttgaggcggacatgattggggatgtagacctgaaactaccacaccaatgcaatgatcaacaatttggaaataggtcttgatcaatgacacatattaaaaccagtgagaatacacatcagccatggggggaggggggggaagctcgggggggtgaaggggaaagtaagagcatgaattatgtaaccatgttaacttttctaaaaaataaatattaataaatgtttaaaaaatgggaCAAAGTAGCAAGCCAAAGCTGTAGTGTCCACgttaaataaaatagcaaattttGAGAAAGCGAGACGATTA
Protein-coding regions in this window:
- the LOC123240236 gene encoding receptor-transporting protein 3-like; the protein is MIKNMDIWEQTFQQLIRKEKPQHRWILEVDRNLKINRSGHGWRQYRHHGFARFRCSLCGRRWISAQAVILFRMRLQEPYGEVKMRLFAQRCQRCQMALFEEPEFSEEGVQRVLRSLVRRILLRCYRENVPQEWDLEATREDPLREAFLNGPHDRENCEACLLGVFCPRQASSTDSKSQPAASSVWCYPCPALTRASNDSTSVPQAPLKKRKLILLVSLSAVIIPLIVLMVVLWATGVL